GAGATTGTCGCGTTCCGGCGCCAAGACCACGACACTCGATTACGAAAGCCAGGCGGGCTACCAGGCTCAGATTGTCGACTTCGCCCGCCGCCGCAACATGGATCACGCCGCCGAGATTGCGGCCGGAATGGAAGAGGGGGTGGAGCGGCATCTGTCGTGGATTGCCGCGCAGCGCGATCGCGTGGCGAGGCTGTGGGAGCGAGCCAGCGTCGCGCTCGGCCTGACGATCGAGAAGGAGCGTAGCGTCTCCTATGACGACGATGTGTGCGTCCGTACCAATGTGCCGGTGCAGGTTCCGGTCGAGCTGGACAGGGCGCATTCCCTGCTTGCCAGCGCGGAGCGGTTCGCGCGGTCGTTGGAGGAGAGTGCCCGCGTCGAGCAGCTTGCCTCCGCCAGATGGACGGAGCGCGAGGCAATCCTGCTGCCGGTCCTCGGACGCATCTATCGCGATCCGGAATCCGCACTTGCTGCCCTTAACGAGCGAGCATCGGCCTTCGACGGAGATCCGCGCCGGTTTGGCGAAGAGATTGTGCGGGATCCGTCCATACTCGGCGCGCTGCATGTTAGTGCCAGCCTGGTCGACAGTCAGGCTATCCGCAAGGAGTGGGCGGTGGTGGTAAAGGCCGTATCCGAACTTGCCCCGCTTGCCCGTAACCATGCCGAGAATTTTGCCCGCGACCGCGGCGCGTTCGAGAAGCGCGAGCAGACCCGCCGTGCGGCCATGTCGATATCGGTGCCTGCTCTCTCTCCGCATGCCATGGCCCGGCTTGCCGAGATCGAGGCGGTGCGCGAACGGGGCGGGGAGGGCGCATACAAGACAGCGTTTTCCTATGCCACCGAAGCGCGTTCGGTCGTTCAGGAGATGAAGGCAGTCGGCGAGGCGCTGACGGCTCGCTTCGGTTGGAGCGCCTTCACCGACAGGGCAGACGACTATGTGCGGAAGCAGATGCAGGATCGCATGCCGGAAGGCATGACGCCGGAACGCGGTCAGGAACTGGCGGTTCTGTTCTCGCAGGTGCGGCGCTTCAACGAGCTCGAGCATCACTCCGAAAGGCGCGATCCTTCTCGCATCGTCGCGCCTGCGGCGCATGATCCGTCCAGCGCTCCGGAGAGTTCGATACCGCCCACGCTGCCGATGCTCGCCGCTGTCACCGAGTTTACGGTTTCCATCGATGACGAGGCCCGTCGTCGTGCCATAGATGTTGCAAGCTACCGGCAGAGCCGCGCCAGTCTCGCCGATACTGCGCAGCGGATCTGGCGCGATCCGGCCGTGGCGCTGTCGATGATCGAGGATCTGATCGGCAAGGGTGTCGATCCCGAACGGATAGGCCGCGCGATAACCAACGATCCTTCCGCCTATGGCGCGCTACGCGGCTCCGATCGCATGATGGATCGGCTGCTCGCGCCCGGACGGGAGCGCAAGGCGGCCGAGCGGGCGCTGAAGAGCATCCCCGCCTTGGCGCGCGGTATGGGTCAGGCCTGGCGCAAAGCATTCGATGCCGAAAAGGCTGCGGTCGAGGCTGACCGCAACCGCATGGCTGTGTCCATCCCCGCTCTGTCGCAGCGCGCCGAGGCCGAGCTTGCGCGCCTCAGCGCTGCGATCGCCAAATCGCCGAACGAGACCACGGTGCTGGTGCGCTCCGTCGACGCCACGGCGCGCGCGGAATTTGCCAGGGTCAGCAAGGCGCTCGATGCGCGGTTCGGGCCGAACGCCGTTGCCCGCAGCGACCCGGGTGTGATCGACCGCGTGCCGGCGGCGCAGCGCAACGTGTTCGAGGCTATGCAGCCGAGGCTGAAGGTCCTGCAGCAGGCCGTGCGTGTCGACCGATCACAGGAGATCGTCGCTGAGCGCCAGATGCGGGCGCTGCGACAGGCCAAGGGCGTTACGCGATAGGCAGGGAGGGAAGGTCATCATGGACAGACTGGAATCCGCAGCGGAACTGAGAGCATCTATCGATGCCGAGATGGCGATGTTCAGGCGCGATGCCGAGAAGTCATCTCAAGGTGAGCCGCAATCGGCGGATGCGAAACGCCGCCGCCTGTCCAATGAGATGGTCGAGGATATCGCCGGCCGTTGGGAGAAGGTTCTCGCGCTGATGAAGGAGAGTGGCGCGTCCGCCGCGATGCTGGATGAAGCACGCGCGCGATCGAGCGAAGATATCGCGTGGCTGATGGCGGAGCGCAAACGCCGGGAAGCGCCCGCGGGAGACGAAGGCACACGCGGGCTGGATCGCGGCGTGACCGGCCTAGTGCTTGCCGGCGCGTTGCTCGTATCGGCACGCGACCTGCCTGCCCTGCGCGAGGACGAAATTCAGGCCTGGCTCCAACAATCCATCCCGCTCGCCAAAAGAAACTGTGCGCAATGGCGGGGTCGGACCTCTCGCCGGTCAAGCAGGAGGGTTCCTGCCCGCGGAGAGCACTGAGCACCAGACCGCCAAAGCCAATATTACTCTGCTCGCCGCCGCGCTCGAGGATTATGGCCGGTCGGTCGAGTTCGAGCGCCACCAAGTCGAGAACCAACATCGCGAGGAACAGCATCGACACCGACAGGAAATCCTAGCGTCGTCGCAAGGTCTGGCCGCGATCCTCAATGCGCCGGCGCATGAGCGAAGCGCGCGATTGAACAACGTTCGGCAGTTCCGGCGCGAGCTCGACAGCATGGTGAGCGACATCAGTCGGCGGCTGACGTCCGCGGATCGGGCAGCCTTAAAGGCCGGCAATGCTGGTCGATTGTCGGACGGCATTTGAATATACCTAGATCAGGCGCAGGTTCAGCGTCAGCAGATGGGCCGCGCACGCGGGGCGGCGATTTCGATCAAGCGGTAGGCTCACAACTTTCAAGCGAACTAGGCAGCCGCCGGCATAATTGGGCGAAATATTCTCGCCAGATTCGAGATGCCCTGCTGCGTAACTGTATCTTCAGGCCGCATCCTCGTGCTTGACGAGCTCACGCTAAAAATCGTTTTTTGCGGCGTTGCGAGAGACAATTGCGTCGAATGGCTCGTCCGACCCCGCAACCCAAAGGAGATTCGCCGGCATGCATTTGGCGTGCTTGTGGATGTGGCTTACAATCAGCGCCTTGGAGCCCTCGTTGTCGACAACTACTTCCGCGAGCACCCGGATCAACAAGCTTCCATCCTCCACGCGGATCGTCGCCGTCGCGGTCTCGAAATCGAGCTCATAGTGGCCCTCGTATCTGGTAATGCCTCTGCAGTACCGTTCGAGGTCTCCTATCGCACTTTCAATCACGGCACCTGCGTCCCTCAATAATACGATAGCTTCATAAGCATGCGGCATACAGACAGTCCTCGTCGTGATGCGCCCGAGATTGCCCCCTTATACTGACGCTGCTTCTGTTGTTCTGCTCCCCGGAGATATCGTTCACAGTATGTGTTACGGTCTAATCCCTTGCCGGTAATACACAGACTGAACAAAGCACGGCGATAACTTCCAAAGTAGCTTTTATAAATTCGACAGAGACGCCGATCTGGTTCTATGACGCAGTCTTGAACCCAACTACTGCTAACCTGAGAAGTGACCGCCCCAGACATCCAGACGGGAAAAACTGATTGAGATGCTGGGCTGGCTTCGATTGACATCCATGAGTGTCATGGAGTGACCCCGAAAAATCTCTTTGGTTGGAACGACTCCTTGCCCGCCGGCGGTCGCACAAAGGGCTGAAGTGACTCCTTCAACTGTTCCTGGGTAATCGCAAAACTTATGTGCTGGATCTGACTTGCGGTCATTGCCGGTTCTCGAGACAGCTCACCGTCTGAGCGCACCTTGAGCAACATGAACCACACAGCGTATAGGCTCCCACCCAAGAGGATTGCACGAACGCCGTGTGTCTCCAAGCGCATGGCTGCGGAGTGCGTGTCATTGGTTCGGTTCTAAGTTGGCCGATTCGCTTGAATGTCTGAAGTTTGGCTTTCTGCGTTCGCGAAATGCTGAAAAAGCTTCCGCAAAGTCGGGACCTTTCAGGAGGTGATTAAAGGACGTCTGCTCAAGTTCCATCTGACGATTTACCGTGTCAGATAGTCCGTATGTCATAAGGCGCTTCGTTGCCTGGATCGCTGTCGCCGGCTTATCGGCGATCTGCTTCGCCTTTTTCATAACCTGTGGCAGAAAGTCTTCGACCGAATAGATGTCGTTTAGCAGGCCAAAGGAGAATGCTTCCTCAGCGGTGAACGGCTCGCCCGTGAAGAGAAGATTGCCGGCGATCTTTCGTCCGACGAGCAGCGGCAAAAGGATAGAGGATGCGGCTTCCGGCACCAGACCCAGACTGACGAAGGGAAGCTGGAATCGCGCGTTCGGAGTTGCGTAGGCGAGATCGCAGTGCAGTAGCATCGTCGTGCCAATGCCAATGGCGAGACCGTCCACAGCAGCGATTACTGGCTTTGGATGCGTGCTGAGCGCCTCAAGGAAACGCCACGCAGCAGTTGCCTTGTCATCTTCCGGCCATTCAGCGAAGTTCGCTAGATCGTTGCCGACAGTAAAGGCTGCCTGCTTACCTGCAATAACCACCACGAACACGTCGGTCCGCTCGGCCGCGTCCCGCAACGCTCCGATCAACGCCTCGTACATCTCGAAGGTGATGGCATTCTTCTTTTCGGGACGGTTGATCGTGATCTGCAAAACGCCGTCTTCTGCAGAGAAATGTTTCTCGATCATTGCTTGTCTCTCCTGACTATCCGCCTGCACGGGCGGCAACACATCTACAACTCTTCCGGGCTCGGCCGATGGACAGATTCCTGTCGTGTCTACCGCACGAGCCAGAGAAGGGGGACGATCAGCAGCAACAGGACGCCGAGGATGGCGAACTGGCCTATCGCGACCTCGTTCTGCGCCTTTTCCCGTTCACGGTCCTCTTGGCCAACGACCGAAACAACACCACAGCATTCAAGATAGGTTACCCTCACTACTGGGCTCTCGTTCTTCATAGCTCTCCTCCGTGGGATCGGTCGCTTGGGAGAATTTCATTCCACTGCGCTTGCAAATCCCGAGATGATTGTATATGCAAACGATGCCCGGTTGTCCATCGGGCTTGAAGCGGCGAGACATCAACGACAGGCGGATTTCGTTATGAGGCAGGTGCACCCTGTATTCGAAGCACTGCGCACATCGGTCGATGCGTGCACATGCGCCTCGATGAGGAAGGCCACGAGGATCACGGCGCAACTGTATGATCGGCTGCTCGAACCCTCCGGTCTGACGACTGCGCAATTCTCGCTGCTTGCGGCGCTCTATTATGCCGACGCGGTACCAATGACCCGGCTTGCCGAAAAGCTTGTGCTTGACCGGTCCACGCTGACCCGGACGCTGGCGCCGCTTGAGCGTGAGGGACTGGTGGAGGTGCGGCCGGGAGCAGACAGGCGCGTCCGCGTTGTCGCGATTTCGGTTCGCGGTCTCGAACGGCTGATCGGCGCTTTGCCTTATTGGCAGGAAGCACAGGAGAGGTTGCAGTCCAATCTCGGCGATACGGAATGGGCGGCCCTGCGGCGTTCGCTGCAGTTCGTTACGTCTGCTTCGCGCAAGTCGGTCGCGGAGCTTCCGTCTTCGAGATCAGCTCATTTCCAGGAGGGATAAGTCTACTATGTCAAAAAGCGTCGAGTTCTTTTTCGACTATGGAAGCCCGGCAACCTATCTTGCCTACAAGCGGCTGCCTGATATCGCGCGCGCCCACGGTGCTGAAGTCAAGTATCGCCCGTTTTTGCTGGGTGGCCTGTTGAAAGCGGTAGGGAATTCCGCGCCCACCGACTTGCCGGCGAAACGGGAGTGGATGTGGCAGGATCTTGCGCGGATCGCCAAGCGGTACGACATTCCATTCAAGGTCAATTCGGCCTTTCCGGTCAACACGCTGGTGCTGATGCGTGCTGCAACCGCGGTCGAGCCCACCGGCCGGCTGCTCGAATTCTCGGACGCCATCTTCGGCGCGTTGTGGGAGAAGGACCGCAACCTGGGCGACCTGCATGTCCTCAGGGAGGTGGTTACCGGGGCGGGTTTCGACTTCGAGCAGATCGCAGCCGACAGCCAAAAGGCCGACGTCAAGGACCGTCTCCGTGTCTCGACGGAGGAAGCCGCCGACCGCGGCGCGTTTGGTGCCCCGACGTTCTTCGTCGCGGGCGAGATGCATTTCGGGCAAGATCGCCTTGAATATGTGCAACTTGCGCTAGCCGGAGCTGCGAAACAAAACGTGTCGCAGGGGGCCGTCTAGGAACGGCCATCCGAGTCCTGCCACTTAGTTTCGACACCGTGGGTATCGC
This region of Mesorhizobium sp. CAU 1732 genomic DNA includes:
- a CDS encoding enoyl-CoA hydratase; its protein translation is MIEKHFSAEDGVLQITINRPEKKNAITFEMYEALIGALRDAAERTDVFVVVIAGKQAAFTVGNDLANFAEWPEDDKATAAWRFLEALSTHPKPVIAAVDGLAIGIGTTMLLHCDLAYATPNARFQLPFVSLGLVPEAASSILLPLLVGRKIAGNLLFTGEPFTAEEAFSFGLLNDIYSVEDFLPQVMKKAKQIADKPATAIQATKRLMTYGLSDTVNRQMELEQTSFNHLLKGPDFAEAFSAFRERRKPNFRHSSESANLEPNQ
- a CDS encoding MarR family winged helix-turn-helix transcriptional regulator, which translates into the protein MRQVHPVFEALRTSVDACTCASMRKATRITAQLYDRLLEPSGLTTAQFSLLAALYYADAVPMTRLAEKLVLDRSTLTRTLAPLEREGLVEVRPGADRRVRVVAISVRGLERLIGALPYWQEAQERLQSNLGDTEWAALRRSLQFVTSASRKSVAELPSSRSAHFQEG
- a CDS encoding 2-hydroxychromene-2-carboxylate isomerase — its product is MSKSVEFFFDYGSPATYLAYKRLPDIARAHGAEVKYRPFLLGGLLKAVGNSAPTDLPAKREWMWQDLARIAKRYDIPFKVNSAFPVNTLVLMRAATAVEPTGRLLEFSDAIFGALWEKDRNLGDLHVLREVVTGAGFDFEQIAADSQKADVKDRLRVSTEEAADRGAFGAPTFFVAGEMHFGQDRLEYVQLALAGAAKQNVSQGAV